In Runella sp. SP2, the genomic window ACCCCCGATTGGAAACCCGAACGGAAGTCAAATGCAGCTCCTTGGTATTCACCTTTTACTTTTTCTAGGAAAACGCGCATCACTTTACTTTGTCCTTGGTCACCCACAAAAAGTTGGTTACTAAAAGGCCCGAATTTCCCGCCCGTTTGATCCGCCAAAATCTCAGCATTTGAGACTCCTAAGATACCATGAGGCAACCACACTGCTGGAAGTTGGGTTTCGGGATATTTTTTCTTCATGTCGGCCAACGTCAAAAACTTCTCATTTTGTACGTTTTCTGGCTTGATGGCATTTCCATTATTGTCACGCGTTTTACGTGGATCTACCATTGCATATACTTCTTCTTGGGTAATTTTGATGGGCGAGTTAGTAAGACTGTTAGCCCACTTCAAGCCCGCAGGGTGACCCATAAAAGCACCTTTTTTCACGTGCCAAATACCACCTGAACCCATCCAGTCGCCTTGGTTATCGTCATAAAACAACTCACCATCCACCATTCCTAAACCGCAAGGAGAGCGAACGCCCGTTGCCCACGGTTCCATTTGGCCATCAGGCGTAATTTTAAAAATCCAACCACGCAACGGGCGGCGGCTTTCGCCAGCCCACCACTCTTCGTCACCAAAAGCGACGTTACCCGATACAAAATACGAGCCGTCAGGGGCGATTTTTGGCCCAAAGCTGTATTCGTGGTAGTGCGAAGACAACGGCCAAGCGTAGATTGTTTCATAAACATCCGCTTTGCCATCGTGGTCTTTGTCAATCAATTTTGTCAATTCTCCACGTTGTGCACAAACCATCGCGCCGTTTTGGTAAACAAGCCCTAAGATTTCGTGTAAGCCAGAGGCAAATTTTTTGTAGTACGGCTTCGAACCAGTAGGGTTTTCGAGCAACCAAACATCGCCTCGGCGCGTTCCAATGGCCAAACGACCATCAGGAAGGGTGGTCATCCCTCCTACTTCGAGCAATATACCCTCAGGAACGGGTGGGGTAACAATTTTGTAAAAATCTTCTTCCGAAGGGGACTCCTGCGCAAATGATACGCCTAAACTCAGTAAAAGGGAGGTGATTGTGCAGATAACTTGTTTTTTCATTACTACGGTATTTCTAAGATATTGGTCAATACTACTTCAAAATCGACGAGAACGTCGTCGCCTGTTAGGGTTTCACTAAACAATTTAGTTTCGATAGCCGCATACGGCCGATAGATGAATGTTCGTTGTTCACTCATGGCTACTAGCCAGCCCAATCGCACGCCATTGTCAATCCATTTTTGCATTTTTTGTTTCAAATCCTCCAAATTATCCGTGTCAGATTCTAACTCAAGCACAAAATCA contains:
- a CDS encoding c-type cytochrome, whose protein sequence is MKKQVICTITSLLLSLGVSFAQESPSEEDFYKIVTPPVPEGILLEVGGMTTLPDGRLAIGTRRGDVWLLENPTGSKPYYKKFASGLHEILGLVYQNGAMVCAQRGELTKLIDKDHDGKADVYETIYAWPLSSHYHEYSFGPKIAPDGSYFVSGNVAFGDEEWWAGESRRPLRGWIFKITPDGQMEPWATGVRSPCGLGMVDGELFYDDNQGDWMGSGGIWHVKKGAFMGHPAGLKWANSLTNSPIKITQEEVYAMVDPRKTRDNNGNAIKPENVQNEKFLTLADMKKKYPETQLPAVWLPHGILGVSNAEILADQTGGKFGPFSNQLFVGDQGQSKVMRVFLEKVKGEYQGAAFDFRSGFQSGVLRMAWANDGGSLYIGETNRGWGSSGDANQGLQRLVWNGKTPFEMKAVRAMPDGFEVEFTLPVDKKSAENLASYAVRSFTYKYHPVYGSPTVNEAKCAIKGVKVSEDGLKARIVVDNLREHYIHELKLDGVRASTSYWSLVHPTAFYTLHNLPDGEKLKAADMSTKSSATTTTATAKATEKKATTTASGKAPTFEEVKPLLAKNTCLACHAVDKRQVGPAYTEVAKRKYSNEKIVELIYNPKPQNWPDYATPMAPMPQVPRAEALKIAAWINSLAPKSAPKP